A window from Listeria seeligeri serovar 1/2b str. SLCC3954 encodes these proteins:
- a CDS encoding CheR family methyltransferase, producing the protein MIPDLEKDYLYFTRVVKRDLGLDLTLYKETQMKRRILSFIVKKKYVTFGEFFKHLKKDTLLLDEFISLITINVSSFFRNRNRWDALEKSVIPQLLENSRGKLRVWSAACSSGEEPYSLAMMLERSVGARNYDILATDLEPAILKRAVIGEYQSRQMEELNEQERQNAFIQNDDTYQISPKYRRSIRFRRHDLLTDYYEKGFDLIVCRNVLIYFTAEGKHQAYQKFADSLRRGGVLFIGGSEQILNPAEYGLATLNNFFYIKT; encoded by the coding sequence ATGATTCCAGATTTGGAAAAGGATTATCTTTACTTTACTCGTGTCGTCAAAAGGGATTTAGGTTTAGATCTTACGCTTTATAAAGAAACACAAATGAAACGGCGGATTCTGTCATTTATTGTAAAAAAGAAATATGTTACTTTTGGGGAATTTTTTAAGCATTTGAAAAAAGACACACTACTTTTAGATGAGTTTATTAGCTTGATAACGATTAATGTTTCGTCGTTTTTCCGGAACCGCAATCGTTGGGATGCATTAGAAAAGTCAGTGATTCCGCAGTTACTTGAAAATAGTCGCGGGAAACTTCGGGTTTGGAGTGCAGCTTGTTCGTCGGGCGAGGAGCCTTATTCCTTAGCTATGATGTTAGAGCGATCGGTTGGGGCGAGGAATTATGATATTTTAGCAACGGACCTTGAACCAGCGATTTTAAAACGAGCGGTGATTGGTGAATATCAAAGTCGCCAAATGGAAGAATTAAACGAACAAGAACGACAGAATGCGTTTATCCAAAACGATGATACATACCAAATTTCACCAAAATATCGCAGGTCGATTCGGTTCAGACGTCATGATTTATTAACGGATTACTATGAAAAAGGCTTTGATTTGATTGTCTGTCGGAATGTACTAATTTACTTTACGGCAGAGGGGAAGCATCAAGCGTATCAGAAATTTGCAGATTCATTGAGGCGTGGTGGCGTGTTATTCATTGGCGGTTCAGAGCAAATTCTTAATCCAGCTGAATATGGGCTGGCAACGTTAAATAACTTTTTTTACATAAAAACATAG
- a CDS encoding flagellar biosynthesis protein FlhA, whose protein sequence is MGSLGAIKKYFAILIAVSFVIALIVPLPPFVLDLVLVTILAFSVLVYMRATSIKDWNELKSFPSLLLLMGIFRVSINISTTRAILTTGDPGQVIKQFGNFVIGSNFVVGIVIFIILIVFQFIVANGSSRTAEVAARFTLDALPGKQMAIDADLNQRLITEPEAKEKRAYLNMETEFYGAMDGAGKFVKGDVLFTVLLAVVNIVFGLIVGMVQGGLSFGEAAVKYTELTIGDGIVSQIGSLLMAMSAGVIVTRVFDGSDDNVAVGIFKELMQNSVVVYTLAGMFILMGVFSPLPAIPFVGIGVVLGIIGYRTQFNIKKKEQLEIAKEMELIQSENNSAEAEHNQAFGAAREKFPVVVELGLNIAALVKQKMNGETAKDKVVLMRKSILQDLGIGVPGINFKDNTSFQPRGKYEIKVKGVAVASGVLKAGHLLALKTPGVMIDLDAEPTKDPIFGEDGYWILPGELEDAQMKNYQVLEPLSILITHLDVVLRKNLHELLMRQQIKDLIDSLADENQILIDEIKKKEIDYSLIQGVLRQLLKEGISVRDLPTIVEGIIDGQTIYPNDLDGITAFVRERISKVICEQAKNQDGKIYALLLQDSIEMDTEIVNTPYYGYALNWALDKELPIIQKVRDTVNKAQLTGREPVILTRRKDFRFGFVRVLERYQLDVPVLSISELSPETEVEQIALIEPT, encoded by the coding sequence ATGGGGAGTTTAGGGGCTATAAAAAAATATTTTGCTATCTTGATTGCAGTTTCATTTGTCATTGCGCTGATTGTGCCGCTACCTCCATTTGTGTTGGATTTAGTGTTGGTAACGATACTAGCATTTTCAGTGTTAGTATACATGCGTGCGACGTCCATTAAAGATTGGAATGAATTAAAGTCTTTTCCATCTTTGCTACTGTTAATGGGGATATTTCGGGTTTCAATTAATATTTCAACAACACGGGCGATTTTAACTACAGGAGACCCGGGACAAGTAATTAAGCAATTCGGGAACTTTGTTATTGGTAGTAATTTTGTTGTCGGTATTGTTATTTTTATCATTTTAATTGTCTTTCAGTTTATTGTTGCAAATGGTTCCTCGCGAACGGCGGAAGTAGCTGCGAGGTTTACGTTAGATGCGCTACCTGGGAAACAGATGGCGATTGACGCGGACTTGAATCAGCGGTTGATTACCGAACCAGAAGCAAAAGAAAAACGGGCTTACTTGAATATGGAGACGGAATTTTACGGCGCGATGGACGGGGCTGGGAAATTTGTTAAGGGTGATGTCCTCTTTACGGTTCTGTTGGCAGTCGTTAATATCGTTTTTGGATTAATTGTCGGAATGGTCCAAGGTGGTCTTTCGTTTGGGGAGGCGGCGGTTAAGTATACCGAGCTTACAATTGGTGACGGGATTGTTAGTCAGATTGGCTCGCTACTCATGGCGATGTCAGCTGGTGTCATCGTTACCCGGGTATTTGATGGCTCTGATGATAACGTTGCGGTTGGTATTTTTAAAGAACTGATGCAAAATTCTGTTGTGGTCTATACGTTAGCTGGGATGTTTATCTTAATGGGTGTGTTTAGTCCATTGCCAGCGATTCCTTTTGTTGGGATTGGCGTAGTGCTTGGGATTATTGGTTACCGAACACAATTTAATATTAAGAAAAAGGAACAGCTAGAGATAGCGAAAGAAATGGAACTAATTCAGTCGGAAAATAATTCAGCAGAGGCAGAACATAACCAAGCATTTGGAGCAGCACGCGAGAAATTTCCAGTTGTTGTGGAGTTAGGTCTTAATATTGCGGCATTAGTCAAACAAAAAATGAACGGCGAAACTGCCAAAGACAAAGTGGTGTTAATGCGTAAATCAATCCTACAAGATTTAGGGATTGGCGTTCCGGGGATTAACTTCAAAGATAACACTAGCTTTCAACCACGTGGCAAATATGAAATTAAAGTTAAAGGAGTCGCTGTTGCAAGTGGCGTTTTGAAAGCTGGACATTTACTAGCGCTTAAAACACCGGGAGTGATGATTGACCTTGATGCTGAACCAACCAAGGACCCGATTTTTGGGGAAGATGGTTACTGGATTTTGCCAGGCGAGTTAGAAGATGCTCAAATGAAAAATTATCAAGTGCTTGAACCATTGAGTATTTTAATCACCCATTTGGATGTTGTTTTACGGAAAAACTTACATGAACTTTTGATGCGACAACAAATTAAAGACTTAATTGATAGCTTGGCAGACGAAAATCAAATTTTAATTGATGAAATTAAGAAAAAAGAAATAGATTACTCACTGATTCAAGGTGTTTTAAGGCAATTGCTCAAAGAAGGGATTTCGGTTCGCGACTTACCAACGATTGTCGAAGGTATTATTGATGGGCAAACAATTTATCCGAATGATCTGGACGGAATTACTGCGTTTGTTAGAGAACGAATTTCGAAAGTTATCTGTGAGCAGGCGAAAAATCAAGATGGAAAAATATATGCTTTGCTATTACAAGATTCTATCGAAATGGATACCGAAATTGTTAACACGCCGTACTATGGATATGCACTGAATTGGGCGCTGGATAAGGAATTACCGATTATTCAAAAGGTGCGAGATACAGTGAATAAAGCACAACTGACAGGGCGCGAACCAGTCATTTTAACTAGACGGAAAGATTTCCGTTTTGGCTTTGTACGTGTTTTAGAACGGTACCAATTAGACGTGCCGGTTTTATCTATTAGTGAACTCTCGCCAGAAACAGAAGTGGAACAAATTGCGCTTATTGAGCCAACTTGA
- a CDS encoding flagellar basal-body rod protein FlgG: MKGLYIGAAGMMNYMQHIQVHSNNVANAQTPGFKFDQLTSEVISKNKVNYQNNPVAKQVGTIDYGVRPAATHINLTAGSSYITNRDRDFFMQDANPEQGSNFFITAKNGEISLSRGGQFHSDQFGFLRTADGANLLSATGEAVQVGVKTSIRAEANGALYNAETNAYLGRLGTRFVSADQVDNLAKDGEGRLHVNGTNTMNLPAGQGIIQNGVLETSNVDLGVEMVQLMDNQRMVQASKNIVNMFDKVYDKESSGLIRQ; this comes from the coding sequence ATGAAAGGTTTATACATTGGTGCAGCTGGGATGATGAACTATATGCAACATATTCAAGTCCATTCAAATAATGTGGCAAATGCACAAACGCCTGGTTTTAAATTCGACCAGTTAACAAGTGAAGTTATTTCAAAAAACAAGGTCAATTATCAAAACAACCCAGTCGCTAAGCAAGTAGGAACGATTGATTACGGGGTTCGCCCTGCCGCAACACATATCAATTTAACAGCTGGGTCAAGCTACATTACTAATCGAGATCGAGATTTCTTCATGCAAGACGCAAACCCAGAACAAGGTAGTAATTTTTTCATCACTGCGAAAAATGGCGAGATTTCACTTTCTAGAGGTGGACAGTTCCACTCAGATCAATTCGGCTTTTTGCGAACAGCTGATGGAGCTAACCTTTTAAGTGCAACAGGAGAGGCGGTTCAAGTTGGTGTGAAAACATCTATCCGAGCTGAAGCGAATGGAGCTTTATACAATGCTGAAACAAATGCCTATCTCGGTCGCTTAGGAACAAGATTTGTATCCGCTGACCAAGTAGATAATTTGGCAAAAGATGGAGAAGGACGACTGCATGTAAACGGAACAAACACAATGAACTTACCAGCTGGACAAGGGATTATCCAAAACGGTGTACTCGAAACGTCTAATGTCGATTTAGGTGTCGAAATGGTGCAACTGATGGATAACCAGCGAATGGTGCAAGCTTCGAAAAATATTGTGAATATGTTTGATAAGGTTTACGACAAAGAATCGAGCGGATTAATTCGCCAGTAA
- a CDS encoding DUF3964 family protein — translation MGRMENIKNLAFFEDKPGLAEQILALEKQEQIFLPNEFEIRQTVAYQIGEKEVILGRLESFYFLALKGVEESVYRSQAFASEADAKAFFVHLPEMENELVAFWLNEVELVR, via the coding sequence ATGGGACGAATGGAAAATATTAAAAATTTAGCGTTTTTCGAGGATAAGCCTGGACTTGCCGAGCAAATTTTGGCACTTGAAAAGCAAGAACAAATTTTCTTACCAAATGAATTTGAGATTAGACAAACAGTCGCTTATCAAATCGGCGAAAAAGAAGTCATCTTAGGTCGATTAGAATCATTTTATTTCCTGGCTTTAAAAGGTGTGGAAGAAAGTGTTTACCGGTCGCAGGCATTTGCCAGTGAAGCAGATGCAAAAGCGTTTTTCGTTCATTTGCCAGAAATGGAAAATGAACTAGTTGCTTTTTGGTTAAATGAAGTAGAATTAGTTCGCTGA
- the flhF gene encoding flagellar biosynthesis protein FlhF has translation MGKHLVEKMEIFKANSKREIHKKIRLVTNEPYRITDERVTKTGIFKKQYEVTAVIMSEVAIADGRMDFQETFAKSVVKNRPKTDDLLKKEKLLEMLASGAELATSTPLLEERKTQEEELSAMRQELAALNRELAVKMREEREQNSDFVKFLKSRGISDTYVADFMQAGRKQFKQVESAHLDDITDWFVPYLSGKLALEDMFDLSNHRIISLIGQTGVGKTTTLVKLGWQLLKQNRTVGFITTDTFRSGAVEQFQGYADKLDVELIVATSPAELEEAVQYMTYVSGVDHILIDTVGRNYLAEESVNEIAAYTNVVHPDLTCFTFSSGMKSADVMSILPKLAEIPIDGFIITKMDETTRIGDLYTVMQETNLPVLYMTDGQNITENIFRPKSRWLAERFVGADRRQVLE, from the coding sequence ATGGGAAAACATTTAGTCGAAAAGATGGAAATTTTTAAAGCGAATTCTAAGCGGGAAATTCATAAAAAGATTCGCTTAGTAACGAATGAACCTTATAGAATTACGGATGAACGTGTCACAAAAACAGGCATTTTTAAGAAGCAATATGAAGTGACAGCGGTCATTATGAGTGAAGTAGCAATCGCGGATGGACGTATGGATTTTCAAGAAACATTTGCAAAATCAGTAGTGAAAAATCGTCCGAAAACAGATGATTTACTCAAAAAGGAAAAATTATTAGAAATGCTGGCTTCAGGAGCAGAACTTGCGACTTCAACGCCGCTTTTGGAAGAACGAAAAACACAGGAAGAAGAACTTTCAGCAATGCGACAAGAATTAGCAGCGTTAAACCGCGAGCTGGCTGTGAAGATGCGCGAAGAACGTGAACAAAATAGTGATTTCGTGAAATTTTTAAAGAGTCGGGGCATAAGCGATACGTATGTTGCAGATTTTATGCAAGCGGGAAGAAAGCAGTTCAAACAAGTGGAATCGGCGCATTTGGATGATATTACGGATTGGTTTGTACCGTATTTATCGGGCAAATTGGCGCTTGAAGACATGTTTGATTTAAGCAACCACCGGATTATTTCTTTAATTGGGCAAACTGGGGTTGGGAAAACAACTACACTCGTGAAACTAGGTTGGCAACTTTTGAAACAAAATCGGACAGTTGGTTTTATTACTACAGATACTTTCAGATCAGGGGCGGTAGAGCAGTTCCAAGGTTACGCGGATAAACTTGATGTGGAACTCATTGTTGCGACAAGCCCAGCCGAACTAGAAGAAGCAGTACAATACATGACGTATGTAAGTGGTGTAGATCATATTTTGATTGACACTGTGGGGAGAAATTATTTAGCAGAGGAATCGGTAAATGAAATCGCAGCCTATACAAATGTGGTTCATCCCGACTTAACTTGCTTTACTTTTTCATCGGGTATGAAAAGTGCCGATGTGATGTCGATTTTACCGAAGTTAGCGGAAATTCCGATTGATGGTTTTATTATTACCAAAATGGATGAAACGACAAGAATTGGTGATTTATACACGGTGATGCAGGAAACGAATTTACCGGTGTTATATATGACAGATGGGCAAAACATTACGGAGAACATTTTTAGACCAAAAAGTCGTTGGTTAGCGGAGCGGTTTGTTGGCGCAGATAGGAGGCAGGTGTTGGAATGA